In the genome of Cynocephalus volans isolate mCynVol1 chromosome 10, mCynVol1.pri, whole genome shotgun sequence, the window CCCAAAGGAAGATTCTCCCTCCAGGATGCCTTCCAAGGCCCAGAGGATAATTCCACCCTTCCCCCAAAATATGAGCCAGCTCCGTGCCCTATCGCCCAGGAGGACAGCAGTTTTGCTCACCAAAAGGCAGCCTGTTACCATGTTTCAGGCAATGGAGTCATGGCTGAATCTCTGCCTTtgttgtgtgaccttaggcaagacATACCCCTCCTTAAGCCTTAGTTAAGTTCAAATTTATttcgtttattttattttattttattttattttatttttaagatgaccggtaaggagatcttaagccttggcttagtgttgtcagcaccacgctctcccagtgagccacgggccggccctatgtatttttttttaaattttattattacacaatgtaaatatattttgtggccctttaccaatttctccctaaacccctctcccccaaatttaaatttaaacaagttaaaagtaaataaaattgtgCTAGCTGGTTAGCtgtgttggttagagcatggtgctgataacactgaggtccaggatttgatccctacaccagccaactgccaaaaggaaaaaaaaaaaggataaattaaaaattcagtttatcaGTCTCATGAGTCATATTTcggtagccacatgtggctagtggctgccatattgaACAATGCAGATAGAGACCATCtctatcactgcagaaagtttTATGACACAGAGCTGGTCTAGACTCTTCTGGCCACTGCACCTAGGAATTGAGGGTAGCAGATATTCCAGTGAATTCTCCACATGGGCAGGGACCTAGGCAGTCAAGGACTGGGGTGAGGAGGAAAGGGACAAGGTAAAGGTGGGCTCTGACACCCCTCTCCCTTGCCCCAGCAGATCCTGACCATATACCACAGGTCCTTAGAATCCTATGAGGGCACCTGCAACCTGTACCACCTGAACGTGACTCTCCACAGCATGCCAGAAGGTGAGCTTGGGCCCACAAATGCCCAACccttcttctttattattttatttcaaactgTCATTCATCAAGCACATTTTTTGCTTCACTCAGTCATCCCACAAATGTTTAGTGAGACTTACTTACCAGGTCATTTCTTGGCTCTGGGAACATAGACATGAACAAGTAAAATATCCCTTCTTCACTGGAAGCCACATTCTAGGGGAGGAAGATGAACAACACACAAGTTACAAAGCACTGATCAGGCATTATGTTAAATGATTTACTTGgactaattcatttaatctcaCAACAACGCTGTTGGGTTGGGAATATTATGATCCctacttacagatgaggaaactgaagaacagagagattaagcaactCACTCAAAGTCGCACAGCAgcatcaggatttgaacccaggaagcTGGTTCCAGAGGCTGTGTGCTTAACCACTGTGCTACTCAGCCTCTGAACTCCTGCCTTTTCTCTGCAGAGAATAAAAAGGGAGAGGAGACCTTCCAGCTCCAAATGGAAACGAGGTCAGGGCACCAGGATCTTGGGCTGGGTGGGAGGAGAACCCCACCTCTGGAATCCAGATTGCTTAGCAGCCCTCCCTGTGTACTGAGTGGAGGATTGGAATCAGCCAAGCTTGTCTCTCTATGCCtgccccctcttcctcctccccatcccgCCCATTCTGTCCCCCATACTGCCATGTCTGACGTCCCAGGACAGAAGGCTGTACCTTGGCCAACATGCTCCATGACCCAAATGCCCAGAGTTGACTCCAAGACCCAGTTCCTACCTTTTCCAGgcaccccagcccccaccccagttcTGCTCTGACTCACGACCCCTTTACCCAGGTCCACCCCAGAGGTAAACatgtactgagcacttactatgtgccaggtgctgttctacGAACCAGGGACACAGCTGTGAGCAaggcagcccctccctgcctcGGTGAAGTTCACAACCTATcaagggagacagacaataataaCCAAATAATTACCCAGAACTAATACAAAATGACGACTCTGCTTAAATGTAGCAAAGGAGAGGTCCAGAGAGTCAGGGGAGGCAAGTCAGAGAATAGTCGGGTATGCCGACTGTGAAAGCTTCCCAGAGGGAGTGGTGCATCAGCTGAGACAGGAAAAATGAGAGGATGTTTTAGGGTGAAGAGAGAGGAGCGAGGATCCAGGCCGAaggaacagcacgtgcaaaggtccAGAGGCAGGACGGGACTGAGGCTAAGAGCAATCGAATGGAGACTAGGGTGGGAGGAGGTAAAGCAGAACGGTGCAGAGCCTGAGACAGagcatttggggggggggggagttgctTGGTTTTGGTCTTTCggcggctggcaggtacaggggttgaaccctgggccttggtgttatcagcaccatgctcgaaccaactgagctaactggccagccccggcATTTGGTAattgaaggaaggaagcagcatgTCAGATTTCTGCTGCTAAAGTTCTGTGCCTTGGAGggctgagggggagggggagacccGGGAGGAGGCTACTGCACTAGTCCAGACAACAGATGATGGCACTGAGGAGCATGGAGGAGAGGCAGCACAGCGGGAAGAGACACTGGGGCTGTGAAATCCCCAGGTTCTAAGGCAATCGGGAGGCCACAATGACCATcatggacatctccctgctcacCGGCTTCTACCCCAACCAGGATGACCTTAAACAGGTAAGGAAGACCCCACCCGCCCACTGTAGAGCAACAGCCTGCAGTCCCCGTGTAGGTGCAGAGAAGCGTCTACCCCGATCAAGGCCCCCGGGTTAGTGCCCCACATGGTCAATGGTCACTTCTAGTTGACTCTCTGCATGGCCTTAGCTAAATCTCGCCCtgcttgggcctcagtttcctcgcaACAGTGGGGCTGATCAGACAAGGGCTGGGAGCTCTGGGAGTTACTTCACTCGGACTGGAGATCCTAGAGCTGGGGGCCTCAGAGGCTCCCTGCTGACCCTGGTCTCCACCCTCTGCCCCAGCTCACAAGCGATGTGGAGATGTACGCCTTCCAGTACGAGACCAAGACAAACTCCAGCGACAGTACGGTTGTCCTGTACCTAGAGAAGGTGAGAAATGCCAGGTGCCTCTGCCAGAGGCCTGTGGGCAGCCCAGGGAAGAACACAGGGTCAGTCCTTGGGCAGTGCTGCACTTAAGCCGTGCCCTCTGAGGTTAGAGCCTCTGGTGTAGTCAAACCCAGGTGGTCTGGGGTCATGACCAGTGTTCATGGCCAAGGCCCTGTGGTCAGTGTCCCTGGTCAGTCCTGTGTGAACAggactcccctccccccagctctcCCACGAGAAAGACATAGTGCTGGGCTTCCGGGTCCACAGGATGCTGCCAGCGGAGTTCCTGCAGGCCGCCGTGGTCACCGTCTACGATTACTACGAACCTTGTGGGCAAGGGTCTCGGGGGCAGAGGGAGCCCGCGAGGAGGCACAGCCTGCAGAGGACAGGGCCAGGAGGGGGAAGGATGAGGGACGAAGCCAGGAAGGGGGACGGGGCGTTGCCAAGAGGGGCCTGAGCCTGGACGGTCATAAGGGGCGTGGCTTTCTTGAGCGATCTAAGTGGGCGGAGTCAAGAAGAAGTTTGTCCAGAACCGAAGGGGGACCGGGCACCGCCTGCCGGGAATGGGATGCGGCAAGAAGGGGCGGGGCCTTAAAGGGGTGGGGCCTTCGGAGGGGCGTGGCTTACTGAGGCTTGCAGGAGGCGgggccaggagggagggaagatcAGGGAGGGTCTGGAGGGGACAGCTTAGGAATCGGGCTGGGCCAGGAGGGAACCTGTACCCAGGCCTTGCTGGGGaaaggggcagagccagggcctggagGGAGTGGGGCCTGGTGCGCCCCCAGTTCTGGCCCAAGCCGACCCCGGGCCCTGCCCCCCACAGCCCTTCGGTGCAGCGCCTTCTACAACCTGCCCACAGAGCGATCTTTACTGCGAAAGATCTGCCACAAAGACGTCTGCAGATGTGCCGAGGGTGAGATGTGCCGagggagacaaagagagacagacatggggacacagagaagcaaaaaTTGTCACATACACTTGCACTGCTAAAGATTAAGtgaaacagaaatacacacaCTGAGAGAGACACAAAGAGGCTAAGGCGGGAGAAACAGACAAGAAAAGgacacaaaagagaaagagggggagagagCCAGACCAAAAAGGCCAGATCCAGAGACAAGCGGGTGGTGGGCTTGGGGACCAGCGGGAGGGCGGGTGGGTCGCGGACGGGAGGAAGCCCCGTCCCCCAGCTCAGCCAGAGCAGCGGCCTGCCTGACCCTCCAGAGCAGTGCCCGTCCCCGAGGAAGGACAGCGACCGGCTGAAGCAGGAGGAGCTCCAGGCGGCGGCGTGTGAGGCGGGCGTGGATTTTGGTGAGTGTGGGAGCGTCAGGAGGCAGGCGGAGGGCCACCTGCAGGCCAGATGCCACCACGAGGCCCTCCGGGCCCCCTCTTTCCCCAGTGTACAAGGTCAGACTGGAGGCCGTGGAGGACTCCGCCTCCAGTCCTTACATCTACTACAACATACAGCTCCAGGATATAATCAAGAGTGGTATCTGGGAGGTGACAGAGGAGCGGCTGTGGGGCCCTGACCTGGAGGTCCTGCCGGGAATGGGGTGGAGCAAGAAGGGGCGGAGCCTTCAAAGGGGCAGGGTCTGTCGAGGCAGCTGCTGGGCAGGGCCAGGCACGGTGAGGctggcagggagggggtggggacaggaagagagGAAGATCTGAGAGGGCCTGGAGATGACAGCCTGGGAACGGGGAGGGACCAGGAGGGAGTCCCAGTGTAGGGGAGGGCCAGGCCTGTGCACACTCATACACTGGGTCTCCTCCAGGCACGGACCCTGCCACATCCCTTGCCATGAAGAAATTCGTCTCCCACGCCACCTGCCATGACTCCCTGGGGTTGCAAGAACAGGAATCGTATCTCATCATGGGCCAGACATCAGACCTGTGGAGAGTCAAAGCTGAGTGCGTGGGGGGCTCCTACTGCCCCGGGGAGTCAGGCCTGGGCTCCCTTCCCTACCCCAGCCCAGCCTTCAGTCCCAAAATTTCTGCTGGACCTGTTGGCAAGAGACCTCAGATTTCAAGGCGGCCCTGAATGGAGGCGCAGGCCGTGCACTGCACAAGTCCAGGGAATGCTATCCACACGAGACAGTGTGGGTGTGCATTACCTCCGTTCTCCACAGAGGGCAGTAAAGAGCCCGTGGAAGGGGCACGTTTTCTAATCCCCATTGGTATGAGCTAGATCGAGGCTGGAAGACCAGAGAGGACCCAGTGGAGTGGACGCTACAGGCCGAGGCTCTGCGAGGCTGCCAAGCAGGACAGAGGGGCATGGCAGGGAAGTCCCCAAGTCCCCAGGGTCACCAGGCTCTCCTCACCCTTCTGGCTGTCTCCCACCCACAGCTACACCTATGTCCTGGGCAAGGACATGTTCCTCATGCATTGGCCAGCAGATGGGGATGTGGGCAAGAAGGAACTGCTGGACCAGCTGGAGGGATTTTCGGAATATTTGACCACCCACGGCTGCAAGTCCTAAGACCCTGAGGCCTCTGCTGCTCTCAGGAAGGTGTCTCGGAGAAGGTCGGGGCTGCTGGGCTTAACCCCAAATAAAGGGCACAGAATATCATACCCAAACTCCAGACATTTGTTGCTTCTCCAGCTTTCAGCAGAGACCCTGCACGACATGTCCCAACACAGCTTGGACctgtctcctctccctctccccctttctcactccATTCCGACCACAACAGGTCTTTGCATCCTTCCAACACCCAAGTCGATTCCCACCTCGGGGCCTTTGCTCTCACCGTTCCTCTGCCAgggacaccccctccccccaatatcTGCTTGGCTTGAACCCTTCCCTTACTTGGGCTCTGTTTGAATGTCACCTCtcgctggcccattagctcagttggttagaatgcagtgttaataacaccaggtccagggttcgatccttgcACTGGccagcaaaagtaaataaataaatacaaaataaatgtcacCCCTTCAAAGATACCTTCTTTAATAACATATCTAAAATAGGTCCCCTCCCATCACTGTCTGTCCCCTTCCCCTGCTTTATTCTCTTAATAGCACTTATAGGTACATCGCATATGATATTTATTGGCTTGGTTGTTAAACAGGTGTGTCAGCTCCTTTAAGACAGGGGTCGTGTCTGTCTGGCTCACTGAGGTATTCCCAGTTCCAACAGCAGGGACTGGCCTCAGTCGGTGCTCAGAAAATGATTATTGCATGAATGAGTGATTGAACAGAtgaatttataaatgaatttgGTGCCCACTCTGTGCTTGGCCCTGATGATTCACAATTGCTCATACAGAAGCAAGTGTTCAAGGAACTCAAAGTGACAGAAGCTCTGATGGAGAAGCCTAGGCAGCTGGGGAGCAACCACCAGGGGCAGGGGGAGATGAGTTCATTTCATCCatgtgggctggggtgggagtgagGACCTGCCAAGCTGAGGAAGCAGCCCATGTGGGTCCAGAGACCCCCACAGAGTGCTGGAGGGACTGCAATGCATCCAGGATGGCTTCAACTTGGGGTGTGAAGGAGGAACCAGCAGAGGGGAAGTGAGAAAGAGATAGACGAGGCTGGAAAGGCTGTGGGCAGGCTGACTTCATAAAGGTCCTCAAATGCCAAGCCACAGGGCTTGGTCATTATCAAAGGCAGCAGGGAGCCATGGAAGATGTTTGAGCAGGAGCAGGACTGATCAGCCCTGAGGGGGAAAGGCCCAGCTGGCTGATGGGGAGAAACCGAGCTGATGGCAGAAAACGTGGAGAGGAGCCCTGGGGCTGTGGGGCCACAGGATGACATGGCAGTGGCtgtctgagttcaaattctgccCCCACCTACCCTGGCTGTGTTACCTTAGCCTGGTTACTCACCTCCCTGTGCTGTGGCTTCCTCATCTCTAACATTACATCTCTCAGAGTTGTGAGTGCTGGGCACATGGTGAGTGTTTGTTAAACATTCACTAGtcgggttggccggttagctcagatggttagagcacagtgttacaacaccaaggtcaagggttcagatctctatactggccagctgccaaaaaataaataaatttttaaaaaataattttaaaaaattgactagCCTTATCACCAATGAGCCAGGCAAGAGGCCATGGGACAGTGGAGCTGCTAGAATCTCCATGACAGCCAGAAGAAAACAGGCCACAGCAAcccctgctcaaaaccctcctgGGCTCCTATTGCTCTAACCCTATGGCCCTCAAGACCTTACACTGTGGTCCTGTCACCTCCCTGACCCCATGTCCTCTCACTCTCCATCTCACTCCACTCCAGGCCTCCTCCATGGTCCCCAGAAACCCAAAGCTGTTttctgcctctgggcctttgcgtaagctgttccctctgcccagaacacATTTCCCATGACTGCTTCCCCCTCAAACTCATCTGAGTCTTCACTCAGAGAGGCCTTTCCCAGCCATTCTGGCTAAACGAGACTGGCCACTTCCCCTGGGGTTCTCTCTCTCAGCAACACGCTTGTTTGTTTTAGAGAAAATGTCATGGTGCATAATTATGCACTAGAGAATTTACACCTTTGCTTTCTGTCTCCCCTACTGGGCTGGGAGCCCCAGGAGAGCAGGGAGGCTGTCTGTCTTAGTCACAGTTATAATTGCAGCAGTCTGCTAAGGGCCTgatgcatagtaggtgctcattttgctgaatgaatgactgaaaaaataaaagagtgagagagaaatagaaaggagagagggaaaacagAAAGACAGTGGGGGGAGGCTCATGACCTGCTACTATACAGCCCTCAAGCTAAGaatgtttttccacattcttaaagagctgggggaaaaaaatcaaagaagaatgtGCAACAGAGATCTTATGTGGCTtggaaaatctaaaatatttattttctggttttttacagaaaaaaatatgcctACCCCAGAGTTAGTACATTAGTTATCTATTCCTATTAAACAAATTACCCAATACTTAGAGGCTAAAAACAATAGAAGCTGATTGTCATTTATAGTCTCTGTGGGTTAGGAAAACCACAGGGAATGGCTTAGCTGGATAGTTTaactcagggtctctcatgaggttacAAAATGTCACCTGGGGCTGTCAATGTATGTGAAGGCTTGACTGGAGCTAGAGGACCCACCTCCAAAGCAGCTCACTCACATAGCTGACAAGTTAGTAGGGGCTGGTGGAAGGCCTCAGATCCTTGCCACATGGACCTCTCAActgggctgcttgagtgtcctcacaatATGGCAGCCAGCTTTACCCAGAGCTAGTGATaccagataaagaaaagaagggagccACAGTGCCTTTTATGACCTTGTCTTAGAAAGCCCACACCATCATTTTGCATCATCCTGTTGGTCACCTGAGCCAGTACTGTCCAGTATGGACAGAGACTACACAGGGCATGATTACCAAGAGGCAGGGATCACTAGCAGGATAAGTCCCACTTGGCCATGGTGTACAATGTATTTAGCATGCTGCTGGATATGGTTTggtaacattttgttgaggatttttgcctctgtATTCATAAAGAATATTGATTGTTAGTTTTATTCTCTTGTGGTATCAATGTCTGGCTTTGGCATCAGGGTATGTTGGCCCCACAGAAAGTGTTAAGAAGTGTTCCCTCCCCTTCTATATTTTGGAAgcatttgagaagaatttgtGTTCATTCTTTAAATTATTGATTGACTTCACAACtcaagccatctggtcctggacttttctttgttgggaggtttttggttattaattttatctctttACTTATTACAGGTttgttgagattttctatatcttcttgagtcagttttggtaattcgtgtgtttctagaaatttctccatttcatctagattatctaatttgttggtctCCAATTGTTCATAGCATTCTTTTATAatccttttgatttttgttaggtcagtagtaatgtccctgctctttttttccccagctgtccagtaccctggaccttggtgttatctgcaccacactctatcccactaagctaactggccaaccctcatttctaattttagctatttgcattttctctctttttttcttagtcattaTAGCTAAGAGTTTGTcaactttgttgatcttttcaaagaaccagcttttggtttcactgatATTCAGTtgttattctattctctatttcacttatctctgctctaatctttgttatttccgtCCTTCTGGTAGCTTGGgtttagtttgtctttttttcccctagtcCCTTAAGATGTAAAATTAGGTTGCTGATTTGAgatctgtcttcttttttaatacaggCATTTACAACTATAAGTggcatgttgtgttttcattttcatttgtctcaaagtatttctttttttttatttttggaagtaGTTTCTAATTTCCCTAATGATTTTTCCTGTAGCACATTGATAATATTTAAGAATGTGTTGTTCAATTTCCGAACTTGAGGTGGGAGTTTGAGTTGCATGCAACTGTCTGCTGCAGGTGCAGCTGAAATCCAGGTGGATCAAGGAAATGACTTGCAAGGCAATATATCCACCTGTGTGCATATATAAATATCTAATTCCTCTGTCTGGGGCTGCAGGATGTCCCACTTCTCTGTGTACATTTGTTTCACTCTTAAATCATGTCGGTTTTATACAAAAcagatagaaaaatttaaaattattcagatgcccacactggccagttgccaaataaataaataaataaacataaatttgtGAGGGTTATTAACTTAGTCACAGAAACCAACTCTGGTTGATTTAAGCAGAAAAGTTTATTTAAGAATACTTGGGAGCAACAGACAAaatttggtatatccatacaatggaatactattcattatttgcaataaaaagaaatgaactaatgaCATGTGCTAAAACACGGATGAGCCTCAAAAACCTTATGCTCCGTGAAATAAGCAGACACAAGAGATACATATTGTAcgattctatttacatgaaatgtccagtaaaggcaaatctataaagaTTACTGGTGGCCTGAGGCTGGGAGTGGGGATGGGAATTGAATATAAATAGATACAAGGGCTCTTATGGGAGGGATAAAAATGTTCTCAAACTCAATCAGGGTGATGGTTGCACCACTCAGTCAagtactaaaaatcattgaaatatACACCTGAAATAGatgaattttatatgtaaatcacactttaataaagctgatttttaagaaatacttGGGATCTCACAGAGTtgccagaagaaaagagaatgaggCTCCAGGTCTCAAGGACACAGACCAGTACTGGAGAAGACACAGTTGCAGTGACCACTGGGCTGAGCCACCACTGACAGTGGACACTGATTCGTTATCAGACCCACTGCACCAGCAGCCTCCGAAAACTGGACGTTGCTGCTGCTATCTTTCTGTGGCAGCTGACATGtggtccctccctccctgcatGGCCTCTGATTTAAAGTCAGAAGCTCCTccggggaggtgggggagggtgtgGTGGAAA includes:
- the LOC134387586 gene encoding complement C3-like yields the protein MTIMDISLLTGFYPNQDDLKQLTSDVEMYAFQYETKTNSSDSTVVLYLEKLSHEKDIVLGFRVHRMLPAEFLQAAVVTVYDYYEPSLRCSAFYNLPTERSLLRKICHKDVCRCAEEQCPSPRKDSDRLKQEELQAAACEAGVDFVYKVRLEAVEDSASSPYIYYNIQLQDIIKSGIWEVTEERLWGPDLEVLPGMGWSTDPATSLAMKKFVSHATCHDSLGLQEQESYLIMGQTSDLWRVKADYTYVLGKDMFLMHWPADGDVGKKELLDQLEGFSEYLTTHGCKS